The Microcoleus sp. FACHB-68 genome includes a region encoding these proteins:
- a CDS encoding Npun_R2479 family HD domain-containing metalloprotein produces the protein MFNATELLIDTFVDKLRDGYRRTYGGYRPDYEDIIAWAGGMALENIANSDALYHNVEHTIMVALVGQELLRGKHIREGGVSCEDWLHFIISLVCHDIGYVKGVCRQDKDGMYATGQDGTMVCLPPGSSDAGLTPYHVDRAKLFIDERFGGHKLIDSEVIKRNIELTRFPVPKKEDHQDTINYPGLVRAADLIGQLSDPRYLKKISALFYEFEETGTNKYLGYNHPGHLRQNYPKFYWNGVHPYVKDALHYLSLTQQGKQVIANLYSNVFVVEHEKLDDE, from the coding sequence ATGTTCAACGCCACTGAACTTTTGATTGACACCTTTGTAGACAAGCTTCGGGACGGCTACCGCCGCACCTACGGAGGCTACCGGCCAGATTACGAAGACATTATTGCTTGGGCTGGGGGCATGGCTTTGGAAAACATTGCCAACAGCGATGCCCTGTATCACAATGTAGAACACACAATAATGGTCGCTCTCGTCGGGCAAGAACTTTTGCGCGGCAAACACATCCGTGAGGGTGGAGTTTCTTGCGAAGACTGGCTGCACTTCATTATTTCTTTGGTTTGCCATGACATCGGTTATGTGAAAGGTGTCTGCCGGCAAGACAAGGATGGAATGTACGCCACAGGGCAAGATGGGACAATGGTTTGTCTGCCCCCCGGATCTTCAGATGCCGGCCTGACTCCTTATCATGTAGACCGGGCAAAACTGTTTATTGATGAACGATTTGGCGGTCATAAATTGATTGATTCTGAAGTGATCAAACGCAACATAGAATTGACGCGTTTCCCGGTGCCCAAAAAAGAAGATCATCAAGATACCATCAATTATCCCGGCTTAGTTCGCGCTGCCGACCTCATCGGTCAACTCAGTGATCCGCGATACCTGAAAAAAATTAGTGCCTTATTCTATGAATTTGAAGAAACCGGCACCAATAAATATTTGGGATACAATCATCCCGGACATCTGCGGCAAAACTATCCCAAATTTTACTGGAATGGCGTTCATCCTTATGTCAAAGATGCGCTGCATTATTTATCGCTGACGCAACAAGGTAAACAAGTGATTGCAAACCTCTACTCAAATGTATTTGTCGTTGAGCACGAAAAGCTCGATGATGAATAA
- a CDS encoding AI-2E family transporter — MNPVFSPIQRFLLTWLLIFFSGWAMLSALSYVGELLSILITAGLIAFLLNYAVARLQHILPRGVAAGLVYLAAGLAVVLIGLTIVPPVFAQGRQLATNFPSLLESAQQQIDSFQTWSVEHNLPFDVRILAQQLLTRLQAQAEEIAARGFGLVLGTVNWFLDFILILVISFYMLVDGDRVWNALTSFFSPTIRHGLTESLQRNLQRFVSGQLLLGLFMAVTLAVAFWLLRVPFFLLFAVFIGIMEAIPFVGATLGIGTVSIIVAFIDWWQALQVLAVAVALQQVKDNLIGPRIMGNLTGLSPVFIFASLLLGARVGGLLGVILAIPMTGVVKSIAEIVLDPTLPPQTGSFFHNPIDDDAPTALLPEEKLAQPNSKL, encoded by the coding sequence ATGAATCCAGTCTTTTCTCCCATTCAAAGGTTTTTGCTCACTTGGTTACTGATCTTCTTTTCGGGTTGGGCGATGCTGAGTGCCCTTAGCTACGTGGGTGAGTTGCTCAGTATTCTCATTACCGCCGGCCTGATTGCATTTTTGCTGAACTACGCAGTCGCGAGATTGCAGCACATTTTGCCCCGTGGAGTAGCCGCCGGCCTGGTGTATTTAGCAGCCGGTCTGGCAGTTGTGCTGATTGGATTGACCATTGTGCCGCCGGTGTTCGCTCAAGGCCGGCAACTAGCAACCAATTTCCCTTCACTGCTAGAATCTGCCCAGCAACAGATCGACTCCTTCCAAACCTGGAGTGTTGAACACAATTTGCCCTTTGATGTGCGGATTTTGGCCCAACAGTTGCTAACACGACTGCAAGCCCAAGCCGAGGAAATCGCAGCAAGAGGTTTCGGCTTGGTTCTCGGTACAGTCAACTGGTTTTTAGACTTCATCTTGATCCTGGTGATCTCCTTTTATATGCTCGTTGATGGAGATCGGGTTTGGAACGCTTTAACCAGTTTTTTCTCGCCCACAATTCGCCACGGATTAACTGAATCTTTACAGCGTAATCTCCAGCGGTTTGTCTCAGGGCAACTGCTACTAGGTTTGTTTATGGCAGTTACGCTGGCGGTAGCTTTCTGGCTGTTGCGAGTGCCCTTTTTCCTGCTATTTGCAGTCTTTATCGGCATCATGGAAGCCATTCCGTTTGTGGGAGCAACTTTAGGCATTGGCACCGTTAGCATTATTGTGGCCTTTATTGACTGGTGGCAAGCGCTGCAAGTCTTGGCTGTTGCAGTCGCACTCCAGCAAGTAAAGGACAATTTGATCGGCCCTCGAATTATGGGAAATCTCACCGGCTTGTCGCCGGTATTTATCTTTGCATCCCTGCTGTTAGGCGCTAGAGTGGGGGGACTCTTAGGTGTGATCTTGGCAATTCCCATGACCGGCGTGGTTAAAAGTATTGCGGAAATTGTTCTCGACCCAACCCTACCTCCTCAAACCGGCTCATTTTTCCACAATCCCATTGATGACGACGCTCCCACAGCGCTGCTGCCAGAGGAAAAATTAGCACAACCAAACTCTAAACTCTAA